Proteins found in one Panicum hallii strain FIL2 chromosome 4, PHallii_v3.1, whole genome shotgun sequence genomic segment:
- the LOC112890814 gene encoding BAG family molecular chaperone regulator 3-like yields MLGATPKARKGAPAKLGSVKEAAPAVAPASAGSKVPAEEVWEVRPGGMLVQKRGGGLPDDEPSPNVKPVPTIRVKVKHAGVTHEIYISSEASFGELKKLVAAKTGLHPDDQKVLYKDKERDSKAFLDMAGVKDRSKLVVVEDPEAKARRLIEERRNGHLEKAAKAVAAVTAEVDKLAPKVAALDASVRKGEKVAENDVVQVTELLMNELLKLDAVVADGDVKAHRRMQVKRVQKYVETLDAVAAKNAAIIRKSGEKAAVKHQPPAQHQQQQPRQQPPPQHQYNHHQQQQQPGAAAGQTRWEMFDLLSSLPSTSSASSTTTVSSTASSGAPPTNRLDWMLF; encoded by the exons ATGCTGGGAGCGACCCCCAAGGCGAGGAAAGGCGCGCCGGCGAAGCTGGGGTCGGTGaaggaggcggcgccggcggtggccccGGCGTCGGCGGGGAGCAAGGTGCCGGCGGAGGAGGTCTGGGAGGTGCGGCCTGGCGGGATGCTGGTGCAGAAGCGGGGCGGCGGGCTGCCGGACGACGAGCCGTCGCCCAACGTCAAGCCCGTGCCCACCATCCGCGTCAAGGTCAAGCACGCCGGCGTCACGCACGAGATCTACATCAGCTCCGAGGCGTCCTTCG gggagCTGAAGAAGCTGGTGGCGGCCAAGACGGGGCTGCACCCGGACGACCAGAAGGTGCTGTACAAGGACAAGGAGCGCGACTCCAAGGCGTTCCTGGACATGGCCGGCGTCAAGGACCGCTCCaagctcgtcgtcgtcgaggacCCCGAGGCCAAGGCGCGCCGGCTCATCGAGGAGCGCCGCAACGGGCACCTCGAGAAGGCCGCCAAGGCCGtcgccgcggtcaccgccgagGTGGACAAGCTCGCgcccaag gtggcggcgctggacgcGTCGGTGCGCAAGGGGGAGAAGGTGGCGGAGAACGACGTGGTGCAGGTGACGGAGCTGCTCATGAACGAGCTGCTCAAGCTCGACGCGGTGGTCGCCGACGGCGACGTCAAGGCGCATAGGCGGATGCAG GTGAAGCGCGTGCAGAAGTACGTGGAGACGCTCGACGCAGTGGCGGCCAAGAACGCCGCCATCATCCGCAAATCCGGCGAGAAGGCCGCCGTCAAGCATCAGCCGCCGGCGCagcatcagcagcagcaaccaaggcagcagccgccgcctcaGCACCAGTACAatcaccaccagcagcagcagcagccgggggcggcggcggggcagacGCGGTGGGAGATGTTCGACCTGCTGTCGTCGCTGCCGTCCACGTCCTCGGCGTCCTCCACGACCACCGTGAGCTCGACGGCGTCCTCCGGCGCGCCGCCGACGAACCGGCTGGACTGGATGCTCTTCTGA